The nucleotide sequence CGAGTGATTTCAGGGGCGACGGGTGGCTCTGACGACGACGTCGTAGAGCGTGACGTCCCGGCCGCCGTCACCGGACAGGGTCCGGGCTGACTCCTGAGCGGTTGCGACCTCCCACCGGTCCGGGTCGAGGCGCGCCGTGATGGCGGCCGCGGTCGCCGAGGCCGACTCTGGTGGTTCGTCGCGGCAGTCGTGCCCGTGCCCGCCATGCCGGTGGCTGTGTTCGGCGCCCGAGCCTCCGGCGGCATCGCGGTGGAGGTGGCCGACGATGAGCAGGGTGCCGGCGGGCGCCACCCACGCGGCGATGCGATCGTAGAACTCCAAATGCGGCATCGCGGGGTGCGCGTAGTGCGTGGTGACCA is from Nakamurella sp. PAMC28650 and encodes:
- a CDS encoding bifunctional 2-polyprenyl-6-hydroxyphenol methylase/3-demethylubiquinol 3-O-methyltransferase UbiG; translation: MTHTFDDEYWNQIWQGDRAGSMGSGQPNPHLIQEVGDLTPGTALDAGCGAGAEAIWLAARGWRVTAADIATAALDLAAERAAAAGVVERVQWLRADLSTWEPDIRYDLVTTHYAHPAMPHLEFYDRIAAWVAPAGTLLIVGHLHRDAAGGSGAEHSHRHGGHGHDCRDEPPESASATAAAITARLDPDRWEVATAQESARTLSGDGGRDVTLYDVVVRATRRP